One segment of Parvularcula sp. IMCC14364 DNA contains the following:
- a CDS encoding efflux transporter outer membrane subunit, translated as MKNLYRHTSIVAVCAVLASCATQPPEELLAPIEAPAEWTSLSDATSAGSDQPLPLNWVESFADPTLNSLILEAMNNNNDLGASAARVRAARQGFRQVLSGALPQVSASVRGNRDDDTGEGFSIDPTAPPVPGSITNFTFNLSGSWEADVWGRLSDSARAAYRDAAAASLDFDGARLSIAGNVTIGWYNLVSARLQRELAERDVETGEANLRITERRYERGVSSSLDVRLARSSLATSKASLISRQQTELEAKRSLEVLLGRYPAAELTTAEELPALASIANAEGIVVGLGTPESLLDKRPDVLAAENRLKAEGLRERAALKAFLPSFRVAANGIASADEFDNLVDVDDLIGSIALTITQQIFAGGRLDAQKKQQRALVEQSAYNYVSTVLSAYQEVENAIAAETLLAAREDALKLAFEEARASEELTERQYINGTRNIFNLIQAQQRRISNEAQYITARQQRLINRVQLYMALGGTFDVGEEKFVRGKTNVVEEDDMPLFSRWWTQVRGDRAEDTTAVGAE; from the coding sequence ATGAAAAATCTGTACCGTCACACGTCTATCGTGGCTGTTTGCGCTGTTCTGGCTTCCTGCGCGACACAACCGCCTGAAGAACTGCTGGCACCAATTGAAGCACCGGCTGAATGGACTTCCCTTTCTGACGCGACATCTGCAGGCAGTGATCAGCCGCTGCCCCTGAACTGGGTCGAGAGCTTCGCGGACCCGACGCTGAACAGCCTCATTCTGGAGGCCATGAACAACAACAATGACCTGGGCGCTTCTGCTGCCCGTGTCCGTGCCGCCAGGCAAGGGTTCCGACAGGTCCTGTCCGGCGCTTTGCCGCAAGTTTCAGCATCCGTCAGAGGCAACAGGGATGACGACACGGGGGAAGGTTTCAGTATTGATCCGACAGCTCCCCCTGTTCCCGGCTCCATAACGAACTTTACCTTCAACTTGAGCGGCTCATGGGAAGCTGATGTCTGGGGTCGCCTGAGCGACTCAGCGAGAGCGGCCTACCGTGATGCGGCCGCTGCAAGCCTTGACTTCGACGGCGCGCGTCTTTCTATCGCTGGCAATGTAACAATCGGTTGGTACAATCTTGTCAGTGCGCGACTGCAACGTGAACTGGCCGAGCGTGATGTGGAAACCGGTGAAGCCAACCTGCGCATCACCGAGCGCCGCTATGAGCGCGGTGTTTCCTCCAGCCTTGATGTACGCCTTGCCCGGTCCTCTCTGGCCACGTCCAAAGCCTCCCTCATCTCGCGCCAGCAAACTGAACTGGAAGCCAAACGCTCCCTCGAGGTGCTACTGGGCCGTTATCCTGCGGCAGAATTGACCACAGCGGAAGAGCTGCCTGCTTTGGCCTCTATAGCAAATGCTGAGGGTATCGTTGTCGGGCTCGGAACACCTGAGAGTCTTCTGGATAAGAGACCAGACGTTCTTGCTGCAGAGAATCGTTTGAAGGCAGAAGGCCTTCGCGAAAGAGCCGCTCTCAAAGCATTCTTGCCATCATTCCGCGTCGCTGCGAATGGTATTGCCAGCGCCGATGAATTTGATAACCTAGTAGATGTCGATGATTTGATTGGCAGTATTGCTCTGACAATTACCCAACAGATTTTCGCTGGCGGCAGACTCGACGCTCAAAAGAAACAACAAAGAGCCCTAGTCGAGCAGTCCGCCTACAATTACGTCAGCACCGTGCTCAGCGCCTATCAGGAAGTTGAAAACGCGATTGCGGCCGAGACCCTTCTGGCCGCCCGCGAAGATGCGCTTAAGCTGGCTTTTGAAGAGGCCCGTGCCAGCGAAGAACTGACCGAGCGCCAATACATCAACGGTACGCGCAACATCTTCAATCTCATTCAGGCGCAGCAACGCCGCATTTCGAATGAGGCGCAATATATCACAGCCCGCCAGCAGCGCCTGATTAACCGGGTACAGCTTTACATGGCGCTTGGCGGCACCTTTGATGTAGGTGAAGAAAAATTCGTTCGTGGCAAAACTAATGTCGTTGAAGAAGACGATATGCCGCTTTTTTCAAGATGGTGGACTCAAGTCCGGGGTGACCGGGCCGAAGACACAACAGCTGTGGGGGCTGAATAA